CCTCCGGCCGGTGTCCGGCCGTATGCACTCCAGCCTGTGCCGTGGAGTCGTCATCCCCTGCCACGGGGGCGAGATCCTCGTCCCGTGCCGCGGGCACCTGATGGTCGCGCACCCGCGATCCTCCCTCTGATTCGTGGATCTTCTCAGGCACCAAACGCTGCCGCGCGGCAGGGGTTCAGCACCCGCATCCGCTCTACCACCGGCCCAGGCCCGCCCCAAGAGCATGGCACCCCCATGGCCGCCATGGCGCATTGGCCCTGGCGTGACTATCCTTCCCTTCCTGACCCCACCACCGACGGAATCCCCGATGACCGACATCCTCTTCGTCAAGCCCGTCCTCCCCCGGGCCGGTGCCCTGGTGCTGCCGCTGGCGGAGGGGTTCACGCTCGATGGCCTGGCGAAGCAGGCGGATGAGGCGACGGGCGGCGCCATCTCGCGCGGGCTGGAGGCCGCGGGCTTCAAGGGCAAGAAGGGCCAGGCCACCACGCTCTGGGCGCCGGGCGGGCATCTCTCCCGCGTCGTGGCCGTGGGCCTCGGCGCCCCCGGCGGCGGCATGGGGGCGGCGGAGGCCGCGGGCGGCGCCGCGCTGCCCCTGATCGCCTCCGAGGTCGAGGCCACCGTGGCCGCCGAGTCGCTGCCGGCGGAGGAGGCCGCGGGCCTCGCCCTGGCGCTGCGCCTGCGCGGCTACCGCTTCGACCGCTACCGCACCAAGGAAAGCGCGGAGGACAAGCCCAAGCTGGTCCGCGTGACCATCGCGGTGCCGGATGTCGCCGCCGCCAAGGCCGCGCATGCGCCGCTTTCCGCCATCGCCGACGGCGTCTTCCTGACGCGCGACCTGGTCAGCGAGCCGCCGAATGTCCTCTACCCCGCCGAGATGGCGGAGCGCTGCCGCGGGCTGGAGAAGCTCGGCGTCACCGTCGAGGTCCTGGGCCCGGCCGAGATGGAGAAGCTCGGCTTCGGCGCGCTTCTGGGCGTGGCCCAGGGTTCGGCGCGCGAGGCGCGGATGGTGGTGATGCAGTGGAAGGGCGCGGCGGATGACGCGCAGCCCGTGGCCTTCATCGGCAAGGGCGTGACCTTCGACACCGGCGGCATCTCCATCAAGCCGGCCGGCGGCATGGAGGACATGAAATATGACATGGCCGGCGCCGGCACCGTCATCGGACTGATGGCGGCGCTGGCCGGACGCAAGGCGAAGGTCAACGCGGTCGGCCTGGTCGGGCTGGTGGAGAACATGCCCTCCCACAACGCCCAGCGCCCCGGCGACGTGGTGACCACCTGTTCCGGCCAGACGGTCGAGGTCATCAATACCGATGCCGAGGGCCGGCTGGTGCTGGCCGATGTCCTCTGGTACGCGCAGCACCGCTTC
This genomic window from Roseomonas marmotae contains:
- a CDS encoding leucyl aminopeptidase — its product is MTDILFVKPVLPRAGALVLPLAEGFTLDGLAKQADEATGGAISRGLEAAGFKGKKGQATTLWAPGGHLSRVVAVGLGAPGGGMGAAEAAGGAALPLIASEVEATVAAESLPAEEAAGLALALRLRGYRFDRYRTKESAEDKPKLVRVTIAVPDVAAAKAAHAPLSAIADGVFLTRDLVSEPPNVLYPAEMAERCRGLEKLGVTVEVLGPAEMEKLGFGALLGVAQGSAREARMVVMQWKGAADDAQPVAFIGKGVTFDTGGISIKPAGGMEDMKYDMAGAGTVIGLMAALAGRKAKVNAVGLVGLVENMPSHNAQRPGDVVTTCSGQTVEVINTDAEGRLVLADVLWYAQHRFKPRFMVDLATLTGAIVVALGHEHAGMFSNDDTLATQLSGAGQAVGEKVWRMPLGEAYDKALKSDIADMKNVGGRPGGSITAAQFLQRFIDTKDGAMPWAHLDIAGTAWASKDGATVPKGATAFGVRLLDRLVAEHYEG